The Pirellulimonas nuda genome includes a region encoding these proteins:
- a CDS encoding PAS domain-containing protein, with product MMQIAPGSFDSIDVAVLLHDVRTAEIVFGNRGAARLLGAGSPEQLRARMPSRLCDSKASPRGGEPPIEARILAAAKTGECHFRASLTRCDGQTSDVDVTVSLTRVDGHEILLAIWGDATQGNASVEGLRRANEELRTRAIERSAELRFHHRFEDLLIALATRFINLPGDQIEVGLQHALQEIGVFTGVDRCFLYTFDDTVNEAGLTHEWVADGVPSIKATMQHLPLTDHSWGIETLRRGQIISVPDTAQMPDEAKALREMYWRIGVKSATYVPLIYGAELRGMLGFSTLTAAREWTANEVALLRVLAEVLASAIERQRVETALRVSEYRYRSIVNDQTDLVVRWLPDRSQTFVNEAACRYFDASAQQLLSETLLERVLPEDREAVDRKLSALTADRPVSFDERRVVRPNGETAWMQWVDRALVDGSGRVCEYQSVGRDITKQKHARENLRKRLEFERMLGSMSARFLEASGSDLDATVSDAIGQVAGFLGAEGAFIQRFSDDGATVSQTHVWRRGASPEDTARLLLNVPTEDQNWLLDQLRSGRIVQSPDLRELPPAADGVRRLYEWFGVRSFLHIPLFAAGRVCGSLCVANTQTSTLWPDESIDLLRVAGAVIVGVLERADADRAIQQSEERLRITIDAVEEGLYDWNIAKGEVYLSDHWLRSLGHSERGNVWGSHSWRALVHPEDAPRFNAELDRHLSGASEMLEVRYRLRGASGEYVWFDSTGRIVEWDDQGQPQRMVGLDRDISQEIVEERRRSELEGRVARLSRAATMGVTVAGITHEVNQPLHAAATFTETLKRTLESDRPDSRTRAMDLADKVAEQVDRAGDILRKMRSLTRPTASTLEPTDLNAAVREAGEQLAFVASDKGIATDFRLDVSEPQLRIDRVQLQQVVINLIQNAYDATANQHDRERRVIVSTDLRDGFATVAVQDNGPGPEEPLEIGKLFDPFFTTKASGMGIGLSLCKAIADRHGWTIAAELNPAHGMTFSLLIPENRRGPE from the coding sequence ATGATGCAGATCGCTCCCGGTTCGTTCGACTCGATCGATGTCGCGGTGCTGCTGCACGACGTGCGGACCGCTGAGATCGTCTTCGGCAACCGAGGCGCCGCCAGGCTGTTGGGCGCCGGCAGCCCAGAGCAACTCAGGGCCCGCATGCCGAGCCGGCTCTGCGACTCGAAGGCGTCGCCGCGGGGCGGCGAGCCCCCGATCGAGGCTCGGATCTTAGCCGCCGCCAAGACCGGGGAGTGCCACTTCCGAGCATCCCTCACACGGTGCGACGGCCAGACAAGCGACGTCGACGTCACCGTGAGCCTCACCCGAGTGGATGGCCACGAGATCTTGCTGGCCATCTGGGGCGACGCGACCCAGGGCAACGCCTCTGTCGAGGGGCTTCGCCGAGCCAATGAAGAGCTGCGGACGCGCGCTATCGAGCGCAGCGCAGAGCTTCGCTTCCATCACCGCTTCGAAGACCTTCTCATCGCGCTGGCGACGAGGTTCATCAACCTGCCCGGCGATCAGATTGAGGTCGGGCTTCAGCACGCGTTGCAAGAGATCGGCGTGTTTACCGGGGTTGATCGGTGCTTCCTCTACACCTTTGACGACACGGTCAACGAGGCAGGCCTGACGCACGAGTGGGTCGCGGACGGGGTCCCTTCGATCAAGGCGACGATGCAGCACCTGCCCCTGACGGACCACAGTTGGGGGATCGAGACGCTGCGGCGCGGACAAATCATCTCGGTCCCCGACACGGCTCAGATGCCCGACGAAGCCAAGGCGCTGCGCGAGATGTATTGGCGCATCGGGGTGAAGTCCGCCACCTACGTGCCTCTGATCTACGGCGCCGAGCTGCGGGGCATGCTGGGCTTCTCGACGCTCACGGCCGCTCGGGAGTGGACCGCCAACGAGGTTGCGCTGCTGCGGGTGCTCGCCGAAGTGTTGGCCAGCGCGATCGAACGCCAGCGAGTAGAAACGGCGCTGCGGGTCAGCGAGTACCGGTACCGATCCATCGTCAACGACCAGACCGACCTGGTCGTCCGCTGGCTTCCGGACCGATCGCAGACGTTCGTGAACGAGGCCGCCTGCCGGTACTTCGACGCGTCGGCCCAGCAGTTGCTGAGCGAAACCCTGTTGGAGCGCGTCCTGCCCGAAGACCGTGAGGCAGTAGACCGGAAGCTGTCCGCGCTCACCGCCGACCGCCCCGTGTCGTTCGACGAACGGCGGGTGGTCCGCCCCAACGGCGAGACGGCTTGGATGCAGTGGGTAGACCGCGCCCTGGTAGACGGGTCGGGCAGGGTCTGCGAATACCAATCCGTCGGCCGCGATATCACCAAGCAGAAGCACGCCAGAGAGAACCTGAGGAAGCGGTTGGAGTTCGAGCGGATGCTCGGATCCATGTCGGCTCGGTTCTTGGAGGCGTCGGGGTCCGATCTGGACGCGACCGTGAGCGACGCCATCGGACAAGTCGCTGGGTTCCTGGGCGCCGAGGGGGCGTTTATCCAACGCTTCTCCGACGACGGCGCCACCGTAAGTCAAACGCATGTTTGGCGGCGGGGCGCGTCTCCCGAAGACACGGCTCGGCTGCTCTTGAATGTTCCCACCGAAGACCAGAACTGGCTGCTCGATCAGCTCCGCTCCGGCCGGATTGTGCAGTCCCCGGACCTGCGCGAGCTGCCCCCCGCTGCCGACGGCGTTCGCCGCTTGTACGAATGGTTCGGCGTGCGGTCTTTCCTGCATATCCCGTTGTTCGCCGCGGGACGGGTTTGCGGCTCGCTGTGCGTCGCCAATACCCAGACCAGCACGCTGTGGCCCGACGAATCCATCGACCTGCTGCGTGTCGCCGGCGCCGTGATCGTGGGGGTGCTGGAGCGAGCCGACGCCGACCGAGCCATCCAGCAGAGCGAAGAGAGGCTACGCATCACGATCGATGCGGTTGAGGAGGGGCTCTACGACTGGAACATTGCTAAGGGCGAGGTCTACCTAAGCGATCATTGGTTGCGGAGCCTCGGGCACTCTGAGCGGGGCAACGTGTGGGGCTCCCACTCGTGGCGGGCGCTCGTCCACCCCGAAGACGCTCCCCGGTTCAACGCAGAGCTCGACCGACACCTCTCGGGGGCGTCCGAGATGCTTGAGGTCAGGTATCGGCTACGCGGCGCATCGGGCGAATACGTATGGTTCGACAGCACGGGCCGCATTGTAGAATGGGACGACCAGGGGCAGCCACAGCGGATGGTCGGGCTCGACCGGGACATCTCCCAAGAAATCGTCGAAGAACGCCGGCGGAGCGAGCTAGAAGGGCGGGTCGCACGCCTGTCGCGCGCCGCCACGATGGGGGTCACCGTGGCGGGCATCACCCACGAAGTGAACCAACCGTTGCACGCAGCGGCTACCTTTACCGAGACCCTGAAGCGGACGCTCGAGTCCGATCGACCCGATTCCAGAACGCGCGCGATGGACCTTGCGGACAAGGTCGCCGAACAAGTCGACCGGGCCGGCGACATCCTGCGAAAAATGCGTTCGTTGACCCGGCCAACCGCGTCGACGCTCGAGCCGACCGACCTGAACGCGGCCGTCCGCGAGGCCGGGGAACAACTGGCCTTCGTCGCCTCGGACAAGGGTATCGCGACGGACTTTCGCCTCGACGTTTCCGAGCCGCAGCTCCGGATCGACCGCGTACAATTGCAGCAGGTGGTGATCAACCTGATTCAGAACGCCTACGACGCAACCGCCAACCAGCACGACCGCGAGCGCCGTGTTATCGTGAGCACAGATTTGCGGGATGGGTTTGCGACCGTCGCGGTGCAAGACAACGGCCCGGGCCCCGAAGAGCCGCTAGAAATCGGCAAATTGTTTGATCCATTCTTCACCACGAAAGCCAGCGGGATGGGTATCGGGCTGTCACTCTGCAAGGCGATCGCAGACCGGCACGGCTGGACGATTGCGGCCGAGCTCAATCCAGCACACGGAATGACCTTTAGTCTCTTGATCCCCGAGAATCGGCGAGGCCCGGAATGA
- a CDS encoding response regulator transcription factor, whose product MNAHDVVYVVDDDAASREAVVGLVREMGVEAHGFDSGEAMLEAYRGHRPACLVTDVRMLRMSGLELQEELQRRGYQLASVVLTGYAETAVTVRAIKNGAITLLEKPCKNLELWDAIRAALAQDAQQWRADSQRREVREKLDLLTPSEKEVLDLMLAGEANKVIANRLDVSVRTVEVRRQAIFTKMQADSVAKLVRMVVEAGV is encoded by the coding sequence ATGAACGCTCACGACGTGGTCTATGTGGTCGATGACGACGCGGCGTCGCGCGAGGCGGTTGTCGGTTTGGTGCGGGAAATGGGGGTCGAGGCCCACGGGTTCGATTCCGGTGAGGCGATGCTGGAGGCTTATCGTGGTCACCGCCCCGCTTGTTTGGTGACCGACGTGCGTATGCTGCGGATGAGCGGGCTGGAGCTTCAGGAGGAGCTGCAACGCCGCGGCTACCAGCTCGCGTCGGTGGTGCTGACCGGTTACGCAGAAACCGCGGTCACTGTCAGAGCGATCAAGAACGGCGCGATCACACTGCTCGAAAAACCGTGCAAGAACCTGGAGTTGTGGGACGCCATCCGGGCGGCGCTCGCTCAGGACGCCCAACAGTGGCGTGCCGACTCGCAGCGGCGTGAGGTCCGCGAAAAGTTGGACCTACTCACCCCGTCGGAAAAGGAAGTGCTCGACCTGATGTTAGCGGGGGAAGCCAACAAGGTGATCGCCAACCGGCTCGACGTCAGCGTCCGCACGGTTGAGGTCCGCCGCCAAGCGATCTTCACCAAAATGCAGGCCGATTCGGTCGCCAAGCTTGTCAGGATGGTCGTCGAAGCCGGGGTCTGA
- a CDS encoding response regulator transcription factor, which translates to MNEREEAIRLAVCVEPRTRRARGDNLYSKGGSKKPVGGVLWILEDNPETRNGLAATLADLADDVRPVESAEEFLDSFDDQRPACLVVDERLPGMSGTELLSMLQVQGRELPSVLVTGFATTQLAVRAMRNGAITVLDKPPSDSSLRQAVVEALHTDSQRLASETIRSSAQAKIDRLSPSERQVLEMVLEGMPNKQIAGKLGVCVRTVEARRSRIYQSTDVGSVAELVRLSIAAGLVDVC; encoded by the coding sequence ATGAATGAAAGAGAGGAGGCAATCCGCCTAGCGGTCTGTGTTGAACCACGTACTCGACGCGCAAGGGGTGATAATTTGTATTCAAAAGGCGGATCAAAGAAGCCGGTTGGGGGCGTACTTTGGATTCTGGAGGACAACCCAGAAACCCGTAACGGGTTGGCGGCTACCCTCGCGGATCTGGCAGACGATGTTCGTCCGGTAGAGTCGGCGGAGGAGTTTCTAGACTCTTTCGACGACCAACGCCCCGCCTGCCTTGTGGTAGACGAACGCCTTCCTGGGATGTCCGGGACAGAGCTGTTGTCGATGCTGCAGGTGCAAGGACGGGAGTTGCCGTCGGTGCTGGTGACCGGATTCGCAACCACACAGCTTGCGGTGCGCGCCATGCGGAATGGGGCGATCACCGTGCTCGACAAGCCTCCCAGCGACTCGTCGCTGCGGCAGGCCGTCGTGGAAGCGCTCCACACCGACTCCCAGCGGTTGGCCAGTGAGACGATCCGTTCTTCCGCCCAGGCGAAGATCGACAGGCTTTCGCCGAGCGAGCGGCAGGTGCTGGAGATGGTGCTGGAGGGAATGCCCAACAAGCAGATCGCCGGCAAGCTGGGGGTTTGTGTGCGTACGGTTGAGGCCCGCAGGAGCCGCATCTACCAGTCTACCGACGTCGGATCCGTGGCCGAGCTCGTGCGGCTGAGCATCGCCGCGGGACTGGTCGACGTGTGCTAG
- a CDS encoding NAD(P)/FAD-dependent oxidoreductase, whose amino-acid sequence MTPQRDQYDCVVVGGGPAGATAAARVAQAGHSVLLLERDQHPRPHVGESLMPESYWVFERLGVLSKLNKSAYSRKVGVQFVNHTGRESQPFFFRNHDPRDCSETWHVDRAEFDQMLFEHARELGAECVEQARVTAVAFEGDRAVGVKLKASGGDRSVACKVVVDASGQQSLIANKLGLKRVDPKLKKAAIWRHYRGAERDESGGGVKTIIAHTNDKRAWFWYIPQANDTVSVGVVADSDYLLKGGLTAEQAFDAEVAKCDSVRRWIENAEAAPDLRVAREFSYSTDRAAGDGWVLVGDAWGFIDPVYSSGVYFALKSADMAADAVIDALRHDDLSAERLGAWAPEFTAGTKWVRKLVHAFYSGEFRVGKFVMEHPQHSGPLTDLLIGRMFSPEVPQMFEDLEPWLERMIATAGEGAIDDDAAEDSAPSFG is encoded by the coding sequence ATGACTCCTCAGCGAGATCAATACGATTGCGTCGTTGTCGGCGGGGGGCCAGCCGGCGCGACCGCCGCCGCCCGCGTGGCGCAAGCAGGCCACTCGGTGCTGCTGCTCGAGCGAGACCAACACCCACGGCCGCATGTGGGCGAGTCGTTGATGCCGGAGTCGTACTGGGTTTTCGAGCGATTGGGCGTGCTCTCCAAGCTGAACAAGAGCGCCTACAGCCGGAAGGTCGGCGTGCAGTTCGTCAACCATACGGGGCGCGAATCGCAGCCCTTCTTTTTCCGCAACCACGACCCACGCGACTGCAGCGAGACGTGGCACGTAGACCGGGCAGAGTTTGACCAGATGCTCTTCGAGCATGCCCGAGAACTCGGCGCCGAGTGCGTTGAGCAGGCGCGCGTGACCGCGGTCGCGTTCGAGGGTGACCGGGCGGTAGGGGTCAAGCTCAAGGCCAGCGGTGGCGACAGAAGCGTGGCGTGCAAGGTGGTGGTTGACGCTTCGGGTCAGCAGTCGCTGATCGCCAACAAGCTGGGCCTCAAACGGGTCGACCCCAAACTAAAAAAAGCGGCGATCTGGCGGCACTACCGCGGCGCAGAGCGGGACGAATCGGGGGGGGGCGTCAAGACGATCATCGCGCACACCAACGACAAGCGTGCGTGGTTTTGGTACATCCCCCAGGCAAACGATACCGTGAGCGTGGGCGTGGTCGCCGATAGCGACTACCTGCTCAAGGGTGGATTAACCGCCGAACAAGCCTTCGACGCAGAAGTGGCCAAGTGCGACAGCGTTCGTCGGTGGATCGAGAACGCCGAGGCGGCGCCCGACCTCCGCGTAGCCAGGGAGTTTTCTTACAGCACCGATCGAGCGGCCGGCGACGGCTGGGTGCTGGTCGGCGACGCGTGGGGCTTCATCGATCCGGTCTACTCTTCCGGCGTCTATTTCGCCCTCAAGAGCGCGGACATGGCCGCCGATGCCGTCATCGACGCCCTACGCCACGACGACCTGTCCGCCGAGCGCCTGGGCGCCTGGGCGCCCGAGTTTACGGCGGGCACCAAGTGGGTCCGCAAGCTCGTGCACGCCTTCTACTCGGGCGAATTCCGGGTTGGCAAGTTCGTGATGGAGCACCCCCAGCACAGCGGGCCGCTCACCGACCTGCTGATCGGCCGGATGTTTTCTCCGGAAGTCCCGCAAATGTTTGAAGACCTCGAGCCCTGGCTCGAGAGGATGATCGCTACTGCTGGCGAGGGTGCAATCGACGACGACGCCGCGGAAGACTCGGCGCCTTCTTTTGGCTAA
- a CDS encoding DUF3311 domain-containing protein: protein MQAVVWFLVATLIVLHQDVWFWDSTTMVFGIVPIGLLWHMGISLAAGITWWLATQYCWPADLEAEDRS, encoded by the coding sequence ATGCAGGCAGTAGTCTGGTTCTTGGTGGCGACGCTCATCGTCCTGCACCAAGACGTTTGGTTTTGGGACAGCACCACCATGGTCTTCGGCATCGTGCCGATCGGGCTGCTCTGGCACATGGGCATCTCGCTCGCCGCCGGCATCACGTGGTGGCTAGCGACTCAGTACTGCTGGCCGGCCGACCTCGAAGCGGAGGACCGGTCGTGA
- a CDS encoding sodium:solute symporter family protein: MIQLWIIFGYLGLLLLLGFFASRLSRGTSGDYLLASHSIGPVLLLLSLFGTTMTAFALVGSTGEAFSRGVGVYGMLASSSGIVHSLCFFVLGVKLWQFGHKYGYRTQIQFFRDRLDSDKFGLVLFPVLVGLVIPYLLIGVISAGLFINVVTQSSHVDGVKQPTFTEGTFPAYFEQGAVNESGERDGFAGQTGSRGGLPRDLASLLVCGVVLLYVFFGGMRGTAWANAFQTSVFMILGVVMFVLLARKFGGGDGLMESLQNLGASIPDVKKTREGMSQSKFLTYMLIPLSVGMFPHLFQHWLTAKSAGSFKLSVVLHPIFILIVWAPCVLLGVWAAGALVNVPPPVAAAPNRVLAFMVNQTESDLLAGMLTAGVLAAIMSSLDSQFLCLGTMFTTDILVHYGGSNRFSDRQIMWIARGFIVAIVAITYFFSLFNPPGVFTLGVWCFSGFSSLFPLALAAVYWRGLTKYGAYASVLTAIGVWFYLFQQSGFAADEDYGIPVAIFGEVYEVMPVLPMIIASSLALVVVSLITPKPNPATLAKYFPSKA, encoded by the coding sequence GTGATACAGCTCTGGATCATCTTCGGTTACCTCGGCCTGCTGCTGCTGCTCGGATTCTTCGCCAGCCGACTGTCGCGCGGCACGTCCGGCGACTACCTGCTGGCGAGCCACTCCATCGGCCCGGTGCTGCTGCTGCTGTCGCTGTTCGGCACCACCATGACGGCGTTTGCGCTGGTGGGTTCTACCGGCGAGGCGTTCTCGCGCGGGGTCGGCGTGTACGGCATGCTCGCCTCTTCTAGCGGCATCGTGCACTCACTCTGCTTCTTCGTGCTGGGCGTCAAGCTGTGGCAGTTCGGCCACAAGTACGGCTACCGCACCCAGATCCAGTTCTTCCGAGACCGGCTCGATAGCGACAAGTTCGGCCTCGTGTTGTTCCCGGTGCTGGTGGGACTCGTGATCCCGTACCTGTTGATCGGCGTGATCTCGGCGGGGCTGTTTATCAACGTCGTCACACAGTCGAGCCACGTGGATGGGGTCAAGCAGCCTACGTTTACGGAGGGAACTTTCCCCGCCTACTTTGAGCAGGGTGCGGTGAACGAATCGGGCGAACGCGACGGCTTTGCCGGGCAGACCGGCTCTCGCGGCGGGCTGCCCCGGGATCTGGCTTCGCTGCTGGTGTGTGGCGTCGTACTCCTCTACGTGTTCTTCGGGGGGATGCGCGGCACGGCTTGGGCGAACGCGTTTCAGACTTCCGTCTTCATGATCCTGGGCGTGGTGATGTTTGTTCTGCTGGCGCGCAAATTCGGCGGCGGCGACGGCCTGATGGAGAGCCTGCAGAACCTGGGCGCCAGCATCCCCGACGTCAAGAAAACCCGCGAAGGGATGTCGCAATCGAAGTTCCTTACCTACATGCTGATCCCGTTATCGGTAGGCATGTTCCCCCACCTGTTCCAGCACTGGCTCACCGCGAAGAGCGCGGGCAGCTTCAAGCTGTCAGTTGTGCTCCACCCGATCTTTATCCTGATTGTCTGGGCGCCCTGTGTGCTTCTCGGCGTGTGGGCCGCCGGAGCGCTCGTGAACGTCCCGCCCCCTGTGGCCGCGGCGCCCAACCGGGTGCTGGCGTTTATGGTGAACCAGACCGAGAGCGACCTGCTTGCCGGCATGCTGACGGCCGGCGTACTGGCGGCGATTATGTCGAGCCTCGACAGCCAGTTCCTCTGTCTGGGCACCATGTTCACCACCGACATCTTGGTCCACTACGGCGGGAGCAACAGGTTCTCTGATCGGCAGATCATGTGGATTGCGCGCGGCTTCATCGTCGCGATCGTGGCGATCACCTACTTCTTCAGCCTGTTCAATCCGCCGGGCGTGTTCACGCTCGGCGTGTGGTGTTTTAGCGGGTTCAGCAGCCTGTTCCCGCTGGCCCTCGCGGCGGTCTACTGGCGCGGGCTCACCAAGTACGGCGCCTACGCCAGCGTGCTGACCGCTATCGGCGTGTGGTTCTACCTGTTCCAGCAATCGGGCTTTGCCGCGGATGAAGACTACGGCATCCCGGTGGCTATCTTCGGAGAGGTTTACGAGGTGATGCCCGTGCTCCCGATGATCATCGCTTCCTCGTTGGCGCTGGTCGTGGTTTCACTGATCACGCCAAAGCCGAACCCCGCGACGCTGGCGAAGTATTTCCCTTCGAAAGCCTAG
- a CDS encoding glycosyltransferase family 4 protein has translation MQIAYIAAGAADMVCGSCLHDNTLARALIRMGEQVTLVPTYTPLKTDEENVSLGRVFFGGVNVFLAQQFAAYRLLPRWLTRGLDSPRVLRWATRGAGSVDPAQLGPMTVSMLRGELGGQRRELEELVDWLLAEVKPDIVHLSNSMLLGMARRISQRCGPPIVCALSGEDLFLEGLPQPYYDEVRGLLRERAAEVDAFTALNAYYADTMAQYLSVPRSRIHVVPHGVDLEGYGEAPPARGPGAPLRIGYLARVCHAKGLHQLVEACEQMAADPQMPAFELVAAGYLGKGDRQYLRDLERAAERGRLAGRFRYVGTLSRVEKIAFLQSLDLFSIPTVYQEAKGLPALEALACGVPVVLPDHGSFPEIIAATGGGVLFRAGDVAHLAETLRSLALQREAAQEHGERGRRAVIERFHADRMAAETLSLYQTLTGPPATTDGKAGAQG, from the coding sequence ATGCAGATCGCCTACATCGCCGCCGGCGCCGCCGACATGGTCTGTGGGAGTTGCCTGCACGACAACACCCTCGCCCGGGCGCTGATACGCATGGGCGAGCAGGTGACGCTGGTCCCGACCTACACGCCGCTAAAAACGGACGAAGAAAACGTCAGCCTCGGCCGGGTCTTCTTTGGGGGCGTGAACGTCTTCCTGGCGCAGCAGTTTGCCGCGTACAGGCTGCTGCCGCGCTGGCTTACTCGGGGCCTCGACTCCCCCCGCGTGCTGCGCTGGGCCACCCGCGGCGCCGGCAGCGTCGATCCCGCCCAGTTGGGGCCGATGACCGTGTCGATGCTGCGCGGAGAGCTTGGGGGGCAGCGTCGAGAGCTAGAAGAACTGGTCGACTGGCTGCTCGCGGAAGTAAAGCCGGACATCGTCCACCTCTCCAACTCGATGCTGCTGGGGATGGCGCGGAGGATCTCACAGCGGTGCGGGCCCCCGATCGTATGCGCGCTCTCCGGTGAAGACTTATTCCTCGAAGGGCTTCCGCAGCCCTACTACGACGAGGTGCGCGGGCTGCTGCGAGAGCGGGCCGCAGAAGTCGATGCGTTTACCGCGCTCAACGCGTACTACGCCGACACGATGGCCCAGTACCTATCCGTCCCGCGATCCCGTATCCATGTTGTCCCGCACGGGGTCGACCTCGAAGGCTACGGGGAGGCCCCCCCCGCACGCGGCCCGGGGGCGCCCCTGCGGATCGGCTACCTGGCCCGCGTGTGCCACGCCAAGGGGTTGCACCAACTGGTGGAGGCCTGTGAGCAGATGGCGGCCGACCCCCAGATGCCGGCATTCGAGCTGGTCGCCGCCGGATACCTGGGCAAGGGCGACCGCCAGTACCTGCGGGACCTAGAGCGAGCAGCCGAGCGGGGGCGGCTCGCTGGCCGGTTCCGCTACGTAGGGACGCTCAGCCGCGTGGAGAAGATCGCCTTCTTGCAGTCGCTCGACCTGTTCTCTATCCCCACGGTCTACCAAGAAGCCAAGGGCCTGCCGGCGCTCGAAGCGCTGGCGTGCGGCGTGCCGGTGGTGCTGCCCGACCACGGCAGCTTTCCGGAGATCATTGCGGCCACCGGTGGGGGCGTGCTGTTTCGGGCGGGGGACGTGGCGCACCTTGCCGAGACGCTGCGTAGCCTCGCCTTGCAACGCGAGGCGGCCCAAGAGCACGGCGAGCGCGGACGGCGGGCGGTGATCGAGCGGTTCCACGCCGACCGCATGGCCGCGGAGACGTTGAGCCTCTATCAGACGCTAACCGGCCCGCCTGCCACGACAGACGGCAAGGCCGGCGCCCAGGGCTAG
- a CDS encoding peptidylprolyl isomerase — protein sequence MAFFSTGWRLSAIFALTLAAQAGVGRASTIVQFRSEFGNVNVRLYDTATPQSVANFLSYVNPGSYKDVLIHRTMPGFVMQGGRWRFNGTEQVEPQNYPQITQLPPVQNEPGISNIRGTIAFAKLGGDPNSGTREWFFNLADNSGGSPMLDTQNGGFTVFGRVLGNGMSVIDTMAAVPTFGFSGAWDNGPMRNYTAEDYNAFVPVDGDNVVRFTSIVVFPVNPGDFNLDGFVSLQDLALWKADFGSTTKAEADANGDGIVNAADYTIWRDRYVGAGGSIGAIGVPEPATLGTMLLALGAGLAVCRGRRAG from the coding sequence ATGGCGTTCTTCTCGACTGGCTGGCGGCTCTCGGCCATCTTCGCACTGACCTTGGCCGCGCAGGCCGGAGTCGGGCGGGCAAGCACGATCGTGCAGTTTCGGTCGGAGTTCGGCAACGTGAACGTACGTCTCTACGACACAGCCACGCCCCAGAGCGTCGCCAACTTCCTTAGCTATGTGAACCCCGGGTCCTACAAGGACGTTCTGATCCACCGCACAATGCCCGGCTTTGTGATGCAGGGGGGCCGCTGGCGATTCAACGGCACCGAGCAGGTAGAACCACAAAACTACCCGCAAATCACCCAACTGCCGCCGGTCCAGAACGAGCCGGGGATCTCAAATATCCGCGGAACGATCGCTTTTGCCAAGCTGGGCGGAGATCCAAACAGCGGCACCCGCGAGTGGTTCTTCAACCTGGCCGATAATTCCGGCGGCAGCCCGATGCTGGACACCCAAAACGGCGGCTTCACCGTCTTTGGGCGGGTGCTGGGGAACGGGATGTCGGTCATCGACACGATGGCCGCGGTGCCGACCTTCGGCTTTTCCGGCGCCTGGGACAACGGCCCCATGCGGAATTACACCGCCGAAGACTACAACGCCTTTGTGCCTGTCGATGGCGACAACGTGGTTCGGTTTACCAGCATCGTCGTGTTCCCGGTCAACCCGGGCGACTTCAATCTCGACGGGTTTGTCTCGCTACAAGACCTGGCGCTGTGGAAGGCCGATTTCGGATCTACAACGAAGGCCGAGGCCGATGCGAACGGCGACGGGATCGTCAACGCCGCGGACTACACCATCTGGCGTGACCGGTACGTAGGGGCGGGGGGCTCGATCGGAGCCATCGGCGTGCCCGAGCCCGCGACGCTAGGAACGATGCTGCTAGCCCTGGGCGCCGGCCTTGCCGTCTGTCGTGGCAGGCGGGCCGGTTAG